The following are from one region of the Lytechinus variegatus isolate NC3 chromosome 4, Lvar_3.0, whole genome shotgun sequence genome:
- the LOC121412965 gene encoding uncharacterized protein LOC121412965, with protein MLPASLPGICGGTMTLTDSRSSISFSSLIYDNGESSASSFAAECTMHINSQSGQDVQAVLDDIQLINEYVRIYDHPSSSDTEFLVTTLYSTEQARATVFSSQGGLTLVYSANQLTSHGRGFRAEVSILDGIPYESDGLCGGVLSLSDSTPNHTFTTPLYNNPSMDNVEIDFTLHILSPEGKQVQLMFLDISTTTSETISVYDYPQSSSQRSTYISGSVNVEVIVYSSANGLTVVYLDSSDKYNGRGFKAVASVIDVSPWTFPSFAGGTIDLIESRPNATFYTPFYFPSSNNDVTLDILFHILSPAGSQVLLSFIDIATTSNEKISVYDHPFSMSTEYRVAYIYGLLDTGAAFFSTQGGFTVVYDDSSSSSNGPGFRAVARILDIVPSGQSALCGGTVVLDQTTPKLNFSSPLYDSPSFVDVHVDCRIHITSPEGKQVRLNFIYIYTTISESISVYDHPYLLTSRVAFFVGTLTAPSAVYSSSGGLTITYDDGNDLFNGPGYLAEASVLDGLPANETGFCGGTMTFTADSPVVTFATPMYDDPSTSDINMDCTMHFVAPSGSHIQLIFSNFVTTTSEELVVYDHPSSQSANAETSHLWGPLNSRVAFLSSQEGLTLNYIDGSNSFNGPGFKAEVRLLGSVCNGS; from the exons ATGCTCCCTGCATCGCTACCAGGAATTTGTGGCGGCACGATGACTTTGACCGATTCTAGATCTTCCATTAGCTTCTCTTCTCTTATCTACGACAACGGCGAATCGTCCGCATCATCGTTTGCAGCTGAATGCACCATGCACATTAACAGTCAGTCGGGTCAGGATGTCCAGGCAGTTCTGGATGATATCCAGTTGATCAATGAGTACGTGCGAATCTACGACCATCCTTCATCAAGCGATACAGAGTTCTTGGTGACTACCTTATACAGCACTGAACAGGCAAGGGCAACTGTGTTTTCATCACAAGGCGGGCTGACCCTTGTGTATTCTGCAAATCAACTAACATCGCATGGTCGAGGGTTCCGGGCTGAAGTCAGTATCTTGG ATGGTATTCCATATGAAAGTGACGGACTCTGCGGGGGCGTTCTCTCTCTGTCGGATTCTACACCAAACCATACCTTCACCACTCCCCTTTACAATAATCCATCAATGGACAACGTTGAAATCGATTTCACACTCCACATCCTGTCCCCCGAAGGAAAGCAGGTGCAACTGATGTTCCTTGATATTTCGACAACCACGAGTGAGACTATTTCAGTCTATGATTACCCACAATCCTCTTCGCAGCGTTCCACCTATATCTCCGGATCGGTCAATGTCGAGGTGATAGTCTATTCATCCGCTAATGGACTGACTGTCGTCTATCTGGATAGCTCTGATAAATACAACGGCCGCGGTTTCAAAGCAGTTGCTAGCGTCATTG ATGTGTCACCATGGACTTTTCCGAGTTTTGCTGGTGGAACTATCGATTTGATTGAATCAAGACCGAATGCGACCTTCTACACTCCTTTCTACTTCCCATCGTCGAATAATGACGTGACCCTTGATATTCTATTCCACATCTTGTCTCCGGCGGGTAGCCAAGTCCTACTTTCCTTTATTGATATTGCTACAACCTCGAACGAGAAGATTTCTGTCTACGACCATCCGTTTTCCATGTCTACAGAGTATAGGGTAGCTTATATCTACGGCCTACTCGACACAGGTGCCGCTTTTTTCTCAACGCAAGGTGGTTTTACAGTAGTGTACGATGACAGCAGTAGCTCAAGCAATGGTCCAGGATTCCGTGCCGTAGCGAGAATATTAG ATATCGTTCCTTCCGGTCAGTCAGCACTTTGTGGTGGAACTGTAGTGCTTGACCAAACAACACCTAAACTCAATTTCTCGTCACCCCTGTATGATAGTCCATCCTTTGTAGATGTCCACGTCGACTGTAGAATTCATATTACAAGCCCTGAAGGGAAGCAGGTACGACTTAACTTTATTTACATCTATACAACTATTAGTGAAAGTATCTCTGTTTACGACCATCCATATTTGTTGACATCCCGTGTAGCCTTCTTCGTAGGGACCCTTACAGCGCCCTCAGCGGTGTACTCGTCTTCTGGAGGGTTAACCATCACCTACGACGATGGAAACGATCTGTTCAACGGGCCCGGATATCTAGCTGAAGCAAGCGTTCTAG atGGCCTTCCCGCCAATGAGACTGGATTCTGCGGCGGAACTATGACTTTTACTGCGGATTCACCAGTAGTCACCTTTGCCACGCCTATGTATGATGATCCCTCTACTTCCGATATCAACATGGACTGCACCATGCACTTTGTTGCTCCATCTGGCAGTCATATCCAGCTCATCTTCTCCAACTTTGTTACAACAACCTCAGAAGAGCTTGTTGTCTATGACCATCCTTCTAGTCAATCAGCAAATGCCGAAACATCGCACCTTTGGGGACCTTTGAACTCCAGAGTTGCCTTCCTCTCGAGTCAAGAAG